In Serratia marcescens subsp. marcescens ATCC 13880, a single genomic region encodes these proteins:
- the alsS gene encoding acetolactate synthase AlsS translates to MAQEKTGNDWQCGADLVVKNLEAQGVKHVFGIPGAKIDRVFDSLEDAPSIDTVVVRHEANAAFMAAAVGRLTGKAGVALVTSGPGSSNLITGLATATSEGDAVVAFGGAVKRADSLKQTHQSMDTVSMFRPVTKYCAEVHAGSAISEVIANAFRRAEFGRPGASFVSLPMDIVNEPVSAPVLAGCRLPRMGAAAADDIQAAVKLIRQAKCPVLLLGLQASRPENSEAVRHLLYRTHMPVVGTYQAAGVIDVNHFARFAGRVGLFNNQPADQLLQKADLVVSVGYDPIEYDPCMWNSHGRLKLVHIDVLPADIDTCYRPDVELVGNISATLNMMTEAFNEAVCVPPEVELILSDLGRQRTELAERAARRGGMPIHPLRIVKELQDIVSDDVTLCVDMGSFHIWIARYLYSFRARQLLISNGQQTMGVALPWAIGAALVRPGDKVVSISGDGGFMQSSMELETAVRLKNNIVHVIWVDNAYNMVEMQEVNKYQRKSGVEFGPIDFKAYAESCGAVGFAVQSVDDLRPMLRKAMAIQGPVVVAIPVDYADNYKLMAQMNFSQMI, encoded by the coding sequence TGTTCGACTCGCTGGAGGACGCGCCATCGATCGACACGGTGGTGGTGCGGCATGAGGCCAACGCGGCCTTTATGGCGGCGGCGGTCGGCCGCCTGACCGGCAAGGCCGGGGTGGCGCTGGTCACCTCCGGGCCGGGCAGCTCCAACCTGATCACCGGGCTGGCCACCGCCACCTCGGAGGGGGACGCGGTAGTGGCCTTTGGCGGGGCGGTGAAGCGCGCCGACAGCCTGAAGCAGACGCACCAGAGCATGGATACCGTCAGCATGTTCCGGCCAGTGACCAAGTATTGCGCCGAAGTGCATGCCGGTTCGGCGATTTCCGAGGTGATCGCCAACGCCTTCCGCCGCGCCGAGTTTGGCCGGCCGGGAGCATCATTCGTCAGCCTGCCGATGGATATCGTCAATGAACCGGTCAGCGCGCCGGTGCTGGCCGGCTGCCGCTTGCCGCGCATGGGGGCCGCGGCGGCGGACGACATCCAGGCGGCGGTGAAGCTGATTCGCCAGGCCAAATGCCCGGTATTGCTGCTCGGTTTGCAGGCCAGCCGGCCGGAGAACAGCGAGGCGGTGCGCCATCTGCTGTACCGCACCCATATGCCGGTGGTCGGCACCTATCAGGCGGCGGGGGTGATCGACGTCAACCACTTCGCCCGTTTCGCCGGCCGCGTCGGCCTGTTCAACAACCAGCCGGCCGATCAGCTGTTGCAGAAGGCCGATCTGGTGGTGAGCGTCGGCTATGATCCGATCGAATACGATCCCTGCATGTGGAACAGCCACGGGCGGCTGAAGCTGGTGCACATCGACGTGCTGCCGGCGGATATCGACACCTGCTATCGGCCGGATGTCGAACTGGTGGGCAACATCAGCGCCACGTTGAACATGATGACCGAAGCGTTCAATGAGGCGGTCTGCGTGCCGCCGGAGGTGGAGCTGATCCTCTCCGATCTCGGCCGTCAGCGCACAGAACTGGCGGAACGCGCCGCGCGCCGCGGCGGCATGCCGATCCATCCGCTGCGCATCGTCAAGGAGCTGCAGGACATCGTCAGCGACGACGTGACGCTGTGCGTGGACATGGGCAGCTTCCACATCTGGATCGCCCGTTACCTTTACAGCTTCCGCGCCCGCCAGCTGTTGATCTCCAACGGCCAGCAAACCATGGGGGTGGCGCTGCCGTGGGCCATCGGCGCGGCGCTGGTGCGCCCCGGCGATAAGGTGGTGTCGATCTCCGGCGATGGCGGCTTCATGCAGTCGAGCATGGAGCTGGAGACCGCGGTGCGGTTGAAAAATAACATCGTGCACGTGATCTGGGTCGATAACGCCTACAACATGGTGGAGATGCAGGAAGTGAATAAATACCAGCGCAAATCCGGCGTGGAGTTTGGGCCGATTGACTTCAAGGCCTATGCGGAATCCTGCGGCGCGGTCGGTTTCGCCGTGCAGTCGGTGGACGACCTGCGGCCGATGCTGCGCAAGGCGATGGCGATCCAGGGACCGGTAGTGGTGGCCATTCCGGTTGACTACGCCGACAACTATAAGCTGATGGCGCAGATGAACTTCAGCCAGATGATTTAA
- a CDS encoding ABC transporter substrate-binding protein — MKRKAITIGLLALAIAGGARANTLVYCSEGSPEGFNPQLFTSGTTVDASSAAIYNRLVDFKPGTVELQPSLAESWEVSEDGKRYTFHLRKGVAFQSNKYFTPTRDFNADDVIFSFMRQKDANNPYHKVSNGAYTNFESMEFGTLIDRIVKVDDHTVRFELSRAEAPFVADLGMYFATILSAEYADAMLKAGTPQRVDNDPIGTGPFQLVQYQKDAKILYKAFDRYWEGKPKIDRLVFSITPDATVRYAKLQKNECQVMPFPNPADLARMRQDGNLQVMEKSGLNIGFLAFNTQKKPLDNVKVRQALALAVNKPAIIDAVFHGAGQPAKNLLPPTQWGSNAQLEDYPYSPERAKQLLQEAGLGQGFDIDLWAMPVQRPYNPNAKRMAEMIQADWAKIGVRAKIVTFEWGEYLQRIKNGEHQTALMGWTTANGDPDNFFGPLFTCASLGGSNSAKWCYKPFDQLILQAREENDHAKRVAMYQQAQVMMHDQMPAMMIAHSTIFEPVRKEVKGYEIDPFGKHIFKQVSLEK, encoded by the coding sequence ATGAAAAGAAAAGCAATAACGATCGGGCTGCTGGCGTTGGCGATTGCCGGCGGCGCGCGAGCCAATACGCTGGTCTACTGTTCCGAAGGTTCACCGGAAGGCTTCAACCCGCAGCTGTTCACCTCCGGCACCACGGTAGACGCCAGTTCGGCGGCGATCTACAACCGGCTGGTGGATTTCAAACCCGGCACCGTCGAGCTGCAACCCAGCCTGGCGGAAAGCTGGGAGGTGAGCGAAGACGGCAAGCGCTATACCTTCCATCTGCGCAAGGGCGTGGCATTCCAGAGCAATAAATATTTTACCCCCACCCGCGATTTCAACGCCGATGATGTCATCTTCTCGTTTATGCGCCAGAAGGACGCCAACAACCCGTATCACAAGGTCTCCAACGGCGCCTACACCAACTTCGAGTCGATGGAGTTCGGCACGCTGATTGACCGGATCGTCAAGGTGGATGACCACACCGTGCGCTTTGAGCTCTCCCGCGCCGAGGCGCCGTTCGTCGCCGATCTGGGCATGTATTTTGCCACCATTTTATCGGCGGAATATGCCGACGCGATGCTGAAGGCCGGCACGCCGCAGCGGGTGGACAACGATCCGATCGGCACCGGGCCGTTCCAGCTGGTGCAGTACCAGAAGGACGCGAAAATCCTCTACAAGGCGTTCGATCGTTACTGGGAAGGCAAACCGAAGATCGACCGGCTGGTGTTTTCGATCACGCCGGATGCGACGGTGCGTTACGCCAAGCTGCAAAAGAACGAGTGCCAGGTGATGCCGTTCCCCAACCCGGCGGATCTGGCGCGCATGCGGCAGGACGGCAACCTTCAGGTGATGGAAAAATCCGGTTTGAATATCGGTTTCCTGGCGTTCAATACCCAGAAGAAGCCGTTGGATAACGTCAAGGTGCGCCAGGCGTTGGCGCTGGCGGTCAACAAACCGGCGATCATCGATGCGGTGTTCCACGGCGCCGGCCAGCCGGCCAAAAATCTGCTGCCACCGACCCAATGGGGCAGCAACGCGCAGCTTGAAGACTACCCGTATTCGCCGGAGCGGGCGAAGCAGCTGTTGCAGGAGGCCGGGCTGGGGCAGGGTTTCGACATCGATCTGTGGGCGATGCCGGTGCAGCGGCCCTATAACCCCAACGCCAAGCGCATGGCGGAGATGATCCAGGCCGACTGGGCCAAGATCGGCGTGCGTGCCAAAATCGTCACCTTCGAGTGGGGCGAGTATTTACAGCGGATTAAAAATGGCGAGCACCAGACCGCGCTGATGGGCTGGACCACCGCCAACGGCGATCCGGACAACTTCTTCGGCCCGCTGTTCACCTGCGCTTCGCTCGGCGGCTCCAACTCGGCGAAATGGTGCTACAAACCGTTCGACCAGCTGATCCTGCAGGCGCGTGAAGAGAACGATCACGCCAAACGGGTGGCGATGTACCAGCAGGCGCAGGTGATGATGCACGATCAGATGCCGGCGATGATGATCGCGCACTCGACCATCTTCGAACCGGTGCGCAAGGAAGTGAAAGGCTACGAGATAGACCCGTTCGGCAAACACATCTTCAAACAGGTGTCGTTGGAGAAATAA
- the fepB gene encoding Fe2+-enterobactin ABC transporter substrate-binding protein, whose translation MTLSLRQLFIAFIATSSLLLSGCGPDDKSDGQKPSAPATDSSWPRTIDSVKGKFTLEKPPQRIVSTSVTITGTLLAIDAPVVASAATSPNPLVADKQGFFTQWSEVAKQRHVERLYQVEPNAEAVAAAAPDLIVVAATGGDSALKLYDQLSAIAPTLVLDYGDKSWQQLASELGEITGHEAGAKQAEDRFEQRVEQVKQAIALPPQPTTPLVYADNGREAMLWTPGSAQGKLLTQLGFQLATPPESAKGNTSMGKRHDIIQISGEKMAEGLNGKTLILFATNERKVQEVLTNPFLKHLEPVEQRHVYAVGNDTFRLDYYSATNMLNQIERLFKKP comes from the coding sequence ATGACCCTATCCTTACGCCAGCTGTTCATTGCATTTATCGCCACTTCCAGCCTGCTGCTCAGTGGCTGCGGCCCGGACGACAAGAGCGACGGGCAGAAACCGTCCGCCCCCGCAACCGACAGCAGTTGGCCGCGCACCATCGACAGCGTCAAAGGGAAATTCACGCTGGAAAAACCGCCGCAGCGCATCGTGTCCACCAGCGTCACCATCACCGGCACGCTGCTGGCTATCGACGCCCCGGTGGTCGCCAGCGCCGCCACCAGCCCAAATCCCCTGGTGGCCGATAAACAAGGTTTCTTTACCCAATGGAGCGAGGTGGCCAAGCAGCGCCACGTCGAGCGGCTGTACCAGGTGGAGCCCAATGCCGAAGCCGTCGCGGCCGCCGCGCCGGATTTGATCGTCGTCGCCGCAACCGGCGGGGATTCGGCGTTGAAACTGTATGACCAGCTGTCCGCCATTGCGCCGACGCTGGTGCTCGATTATGGCGACAAAAGCTGGCAGCAGCTGGCCAGCGAGCTCGGCGAGATCACCGGTCATGAAGCCGGCGCCAAACAGGCGGAAGATCGTTTCGAACAGCGCGTGGAGCAAGTGAAGCAGGCGATCGCGCTGCCGCCGCAGCCCACCACTCCGCTGGTGTATGCCGACAACGGCCGCGAGGCCATGCTGTGGACGCCGGGTTCCGCCCAGGGCAAACTGCTGACCCAGCTCGGCTTCCAACTGGCCACCCCGCCGGAAAGCGCCAAAGGCAACACCAGCATGGGGAAACGCCATGACATCATCCAGATCTCCGGCGAAAAAATGGCCGAAGGCCTGAATGGCAAAACCCTGATCCTGTTCGCCACCAATGAGCGCAAAGTGCAAGAGGTGCTGACCAACCCGTTCCTCAAACATCTGGAGCCGGTGGAACAGCGGCACGTCTACGCCGTCGGCAACGACACCTTCCGCCTCGATTACTACAGCGCCACCAACATGCTGAACCAAATCGAACGGTTGTTCAAAAAGCCCTGA
- a CDS encoding formate/nitrite transporter family protein — protein MSLHSPKEIAALAVQAGVNKSRAPLANLLILGFLAGAFIATGFLLDIHVIGTLPAEWGSFGALLGAAVFPIGLILTILAGGELLTGNMMTLPMAWFAREIPAIAVLRNWFWVTLANLAGSVAVAYFFGHLLGLTEGAFLHKTLAIAQAKVDADFLHAFISGVGCNWLVCLAVWLAFASKDVPGKVIGMWFPVMAFVAIGFQHVVANMFIIPAAIFAGGMGWEQYLPNFVAVFLGNALGGAGFVGLMYFLAYRPGLPAGEQA, from the coding sequence ATGTCTTTGCATTCACCAAAAGAAATCGCCGCCCTCGCCGTTCAGGCCGGGGTAAACAAAAGCCGCGCCCCGCTCGCTAATCTGCTGATTCTGGGCTTTCTCGCCGGCGCCTTTATCGCCACCGGCTTCCTGCTGGATATTCACGTCATCGGCACCCTGCCGGCCGAATGGGGCTCTTTCGGCGCGCTGTTGGGCGCAGCGGTCTTTCCTATCGGCCTGATCCTGACCATTCTGGCCGGCGGCGAACTGTTGACCGGCAACATGATGACCTTGCCGATGGCCTGGTTTGCCCGTGAAATTCCCGCTATCGCCGTGCTGCGCAACTGGTTTTGGGTCACCCTGGCCAACCTGGCCGGCAGCGTGGCCGTCGCCTACTTTTTCGGCCACCTGCTGGGCCTGACCGAAGGCGCGTTTTTGCATAAGACGCTGGCGATCGCGCAGGCCAAAGTGGATGCGGACTTCCTGCACGCCTTCATCTCCGGCGTCGGCTGCAACTGGCTGGTGTGCCTGGCGGTGTGGTTAGCCTTCGCCAGCAAGGATGTGCCGGGCAAAGTGATCGGCATGTGGTTCCCGGTCATGGCTTTTGTCGCCATCGGCTTCCAGCACGTGGTGGCGAACATGTTCATCATCCCGGCGGCCATCTTTGCCGGCGGCATGGGCTGGGAGCAGTACCTGCCTAATTTCGTCGCGGTATTTCTCGGCAATGCGCTGGGCGGCGCCGGCTTTGTCGGGCTGATGTATTTCCTCGCCTACCGTCCGGGCTTACCGGCCGGCGAGCAAGCCTGA
- the fepD gene encoding Fe(3+)-siderophore ABC transporter permease has translation MNVPTPTERTLSSAPHAAYASGFKRIAGFGIGLALLLLCIMASLMLGSKAIPFHTVWLSLQGAASGSDSTIILNARVPRTLAGILAGMALGAAGALIQALTRNPLADPGVLGINAGASFAVVIGIMFFGAATTESYMAYAFVGAALTTLLVYLIGTLAGGRINPVRLTLAGVAIGAVLLGITTGLSLIDPQTFDQLRFWQAGTLDIRTLSTLPVTAPAILLGCLLTLLIARPLNTIGMGEDLAIALGARVVLTQIVAVIAITLLCGAATATVGPISFIGLMVPHIARWWVGPDQRWILPYSMLLAPILLLCADVVGRLLAAGELRVSIVAAFIGAPVLIWLVRRKKTLGGL, from the coding sequence GTGAACGTACCCACTCCGACTGAGCGGACGCTTTCGTCCGCACCGCACGCAGCTTACGCCAGTGGCTTCAAACGCATCGCCGGGTTCGGTATCGGTTTGGCGCTGTTGTTGCTGTGCATCATGGCCAGCCTGATGCTGGGTTCCAAAGCCATCCCCTTCCATACCGTCTGGCTCAGCCTGCAGGGCGCCGCGAGCGGTTCCGACAGCACCATCATTCTCAATGCCCGGGTACCCCGTACGCTGGCGGGCATCCTGGCCGGCATGGCGCTCGGCGCCGCCGGCGCGCTGATTCAGGCGCTGACGCGCAACCCGCTGGCCGATCCCGGCGTGCTCGGCATCAACGCCGGCGCCAGCTTCGCCGTAGTCATCGGCATCATGTTTTTCGGCGCCGCCACCACCGAAAGCTATATGGCCTATGCCTTTGTCGGCGCGGCCCTCACCACCCTGCTGGTCTACCTGATCGGCACGCTGGCGGGCGGGCGCATCAACCCGGTGCGGCTGACGCTGGCCGGCGTGGCGATCGGCGCGGTGCTGCTCGGCATCACCACCGGGCTGTCGCTGATCGATCCGCAAACCTTTGACCAACTGCGCTTCTGGCAGGCCGGCACGCTGGATATCCGCACGCTGTCCACGCTGCCGGTCACCGCCCCCGCCATTTTGCTCGGCTGCCTGCTGACGCTGCTCATCGCCCGGCCGCTGAATACCATCGGCATGGGGGAAGATTTGGCTATCGCGCTCGGCGCGCGCGTGGTGCTGACTCAGATCGTCGCGGTGATCGCCATCACGCTGCTGTGCGGCGCGGCGACCGCCACCGTCGGTCCGATCAGTTTCATCGGCCTGATGGTGCCGCATATCGCCCGTTGGTGGGTCGGCCCCGACCAACGTTGGATCCTGCCCTATTCCATGCTGCTGGCGCCGATTTTACTGCTGTGCGCCGACGTGGTCGGCCGCTTGCTGGCGGCCGGTGAACTGCGGGTTTCCATCGTCGCCGCCTTTATCGGCGCGCCGGTACTGATCTGGCTGGTGCGCCGCAAGAAAACGCTGGGGGGCTTGTGA
- the gltX gene encoding glutamate--tRNA ligase has product MKIKTRFAPSPTGYLHVGGARTALYSWLFSRHAGGEFVLRIEDTDLERSTQDAIDAIMDGMNWLNLDWDEGPYFQTKRFDRYNAVIDEMLEQGTAYKCYCSKERLEALREKQMENGEKPRYDGHCRDSQCSHTDDEPHVVRFRNPQEGSVIFDDKIRGPIGFSNQELDDLIIRRTDGSPTYNFCVVVDDWDMEITHVIRGEDHINNTPRQINILKALGAPVPEYAHVSMILGDDGKKLSKRHGAVGVMQYRDDGYLPQALLNYLVRLGWSHGDQEIFSIDEMKEFFTLEAINKSASAFNTEKLQWLNHHYINHMPAEEVAVHLAWHVEQLGIETRNGPELKDIVKLLGERCKTLKEMAESCRYFYADFSEFDADAAKKHLRPVARQPLEAVRAKLAAITVWTPENVHDAIQGTADELGVGMGKVGMPLRVAVTGAGQSPGMDVTVHAIGQKRSLQRIDMALAYIAEREAQA; this is encoded by the coding sequence ATGAAAATCAAAACCCGTTTTGCACCGAGCCCGACCGGCTATCTTCACGTCGGCGGCGCGCGTACCGCACTTTATTCCTGGTTGTTCAGCCGCCATGCGGGCGGTGAGTTCGTTCTGCGTATCGAAGATACCGATCTGGAACGTTCGACCCAGGACGCGATCGACGCAATTATGGATGGCATGAACTGGTTGAACCTGGATTGGGATGAAGGCCCGTATTTCCAGACCAAGCGTTTCGATCGCTACAACGCGGTCATCGATGAGATGCTGGAGCAGGGCACGGCGTATAAATGCTATTGCTCCAAGGAACGTCTGGAAGCGCTGCGCGAGAAGCAGATGGAAAACGGCGAGAAGCCGCGTTACGACGGCCACTGCCGCGACAGCCAGTGCAGCCACACCGACGACGAGCCGCACGTGGTGCGCTTCCGTAACCCGCAGGAAGGCTCGGTGATCTTCGACGACAAAATTCGCGGCCCGATCGGATTCAGCAACCAGGAGCTGGACGATCTGATCATCCGCCGCACCGACGGTTCGCCAACCTATAACTTCTGCGTCGTCGTCGATGACTGGGACATGGAAATCACCCATGTGATCCGCGGTGAAGACCACATCAACAACACCCCGCGCCAGATCAACATTCTCAAAGCGCTGGGCGCGCCGGTGCCGGAATACGCGCACGTGTCGATGATCCTCGGCGACGACGGTAAAAAACTGTCCAAGCGCCACGGCGCGGTGGGCGTCATGCAGTATCGCGACGACGGCTATCTGCCGCAGGCGCTGCTGAACTACCTGGTGCGTCTGGGCTGGTCCCACGGCGATCAGGAGATCTTCTCCATCGATGAGATGAAAGAGTTCTTCACGCTGGAAGCGATCAACAAATCCGCCAGCGCGTTCAACACCGAGAAGCTGCAGTGGCTGAACCACCACTACATCAACCATATGCCGGCGGAAGAAGTGGCGGTGCATCTGGCATGGCACGTTGAGCAACTGGGCATTGAAACCCGCAACGGCCCGGAACTGAAAGACATCGTCAAGCTGCTGGGCGAGCGTTGCAAAACGCTGAAAGAGATGGCGGAGTCTTGCCGTTACTTCTACGCAGATTTCAGCGAGTTTGACGCCGACGCCGCCAAGAAGCACCTGCGCCCGGTCGCGCGTCAGCCGCTGGAAGCGGTGCGCGCCAAGCTGGCCGCCATCACCGTCTGGACGCCGGAAAATGTGCATGACGCCATTCAGGGCACGGCGGATGAGCTGGGTGTCGGCATGGGTAAAGTCGGCATGCCGCTGCGCGTCGCGGTGACCGGCGCCGGCCAGTCGCCAGGCATGGACGTGACTGTGCATGCGATCGGCCAGAAGCGTTCGCTGCAGCGCATCGACATGGCGCTGGCTTACATCGCCGAGCGTGAAGCGCAAGCCTGA
- the fepG gene encoding iron-enterobactin ABC transporter permease: MSLPHTLHIGRPDGVINWRVPLRLLLVNLSLLALCLAMAVAALCYGTLQLSLEQVFAALSGEAPKNLVTVVTQWRLPRIAMALLLGAALGMSGAIFQSIIRNPLGSPDVIGFNMGAYTGALIAITLFNGGYYYIAGGALAGGILSALAIYLLAWRQGIAGFRLIIVGIAISAVLVSTNTWLIITASLERAMDAAMWQAGSLNGMTWQKAQPATAFIVLAAAAALLMGKRLQLLEMGDDTARALGVNAEGSRLWLMLFGVTLTAAVTATAGPISFIALAAPQIARRLAGQSSVTLTSSALMGAALLLGADVVSQHLFAPIQLPVGVVTVCIGGLYLIWLLIREARR, from the coding sequence ATGAGTCTGCCGCACACGCTGCATATCGGCCGTCCGGACGGCGTCATCAACTGGCGCGTGCCGCTGCGCCTGCTGTTGGTCAACCTTTCGCTGCTGGCGTTATGCCTGGCGATGGCGGTTGCCGCGCTGTGCTACGGCACGCTGCAGCTCTCGCTGGAGCAAGTCTTTGCCGCGCTCAGCGGCGAGGCGCCGAAAAATCTGGTGACCGTGGTCACCCAATGGCGCTTGCCCCGCATCGCCATGGCGCTGTTGTTAGGCGCCGCGCTCGGCATGAGCGGCGCCATTTTCCAGTCGATTATCCGCAACCCGCTCGGCAGCCCGGACGTGATCGGCTTTAACATGGGGGCCTACACCGGCGCGCTGATCGCCATCACCCTGTTCAACGGCGGCTACTATTACATCGCCGGCGGCGCGCTGGCCGGCGGCATTCTCTCGGCGCTGGCCATCTATCTGCTGGCCTGGCGGCAAGGCATCGCCGGCTTCCGGTTGATCATCGTCGGCATCGCCATCAGCGCAGTGCTGGTTTCCACCAACACCTGGCTGATCATCACCGCTTCGCTCGAGCGCGCCATGGACGCCGCCATGTGGCAGGCCGGTTCGCTCAACGGCATGACCTGGCAAAAAGCCCAGCCCGCCACGGCGTTCATCGTGCTGGCGGCCGCGGCCGCGCTGCTGATGGGCAAACGGCTGCAGCTGCTGGAAATGGGCGACGACACGGCGCGCGCGCTGGGCGTCAACGCCGAAGGCAGCCGGCTGTGGCTGATGCTGTTTGGCGTTACCCTCACCGCCGCCGTCACCGCCACCGCCGGGCCGATTTCCTTTATCGCGCTGGCGGCGCCGCAGATCGCCCGTCGCCTGGCCGGACAATCCTCGGTCACCCTGACCTCCTCGGCGCTGATGGGCGCGGCGTTGCTGCTCGGCGCCGACGTGGTGTCCCAACATCTTTTCGCGCCGATCCAACTGCCGGTCGGGGTCGTGACCGTCTGCATCGGCGGCCTGTACCTGATTTGGCTGCTCATCCGAGAGGCCCGCAGATAA
- a CDS encoding ABC transporter ATP-binding protein, translating into MSHRLHASHLKLGYDNKIIADDLSVAIPDGAFTVIVGPNACGKSTLLRALCRLLKPSAGEVMLDGKNISSFATKALARELGLLPQTSIAPDSITVADLVSRGRYPHQSLLKQWTQADKQAVEAAMAATNVSQLADRSVDELSGGQRQRVWVAMALAQQTPLLLLDEPTTYLDIAHQIELLDLFRQLNRERGQTMIAVLHDLNHACRYADHIIAMRDGKIVAEGKPAEIITAELVERVFGMPCMIIDDPLSHTPLVIPRGRYHCDAPQA; encoded by the coding sequence ATGAGCCACCGCCTGCACGCCTCGCACCTGAAGCTGGGCTACGACAATAAAATCATCGCTGACGATCTGAGCGTGGCGATCCCCGACGGCGCCTTCACGGTGATCGTCGGGCCGAACGCCTGCGGCAAATCGACGCTGTTGCGCGCCCTGTGCCGCCTGCTGAAACCCAGCGCCGGCGAGGTGATGCTGGACGGCAAGAACATCAGCAGCTTCGCCACCAAGGCGCTGGCGCGCGAGCTTGGCCTGCTGCCGCAAACTTCAATCGCGCCGGACAGCATCACCGTGGCGGATCTGGTGTCGCGCGGCCGCTATCCGCATCAGAGCCTGCTGAAACAGTGGACGCAGGCCGACAAACAGGCGGTGGAAGCCGCCATGGCGGCCACCAACGTCAGCCAATTGGCGGACCGCAGCGTCGACGAACTGTCCGGCGGGCAGCGCCAGCGCGTCTGGGTGGCGATGGCGCTGGCGCAGCAAACCCCGCTGCTGCTGCTGGATGAGCCGACCACCTACCTCGACATCGCGCACCAGATTGAGCTGCTGGATCTGTTCCGCCAGCTTAACCGCGAGCGCGGTCAAACCATGATCGCGGTGCTGCACGATCTCAACCACGCCTGCCGCTATGCCGATCACATCATCGCCATGCGCGACGGCAAGATCGTGGCGGAGGGGAAACCGGCGGAAATCATCACCGCCGAACTGGTGGAGCGAGTGTTCGGCATGCCGTGCATGATCATCGACGATCCGCTGTCCCACACGCCGCTGGTGATCCCGCGCGGCCGCTACCACTGCGACGCGCCGCAGGCATGA